A region of the Deltaproteobacteria bacterium genome:
CAAAATCATTCTCTCCGATCCAGACAGAACGGTCCGGATTGCGGCCGGTCAGATGAAAGCGTGACGGAGCGTTTTCAAGGGCCATTGTCACCATTTTTTCTTCGAGAAAAACCACATCACCCTTGACCTTTGCCCCGTGATTTTTGAATATCTCAAGGGCTTCCGGTTCGTGAAAGGCTACCCCTACATCCCTCAGGATCTCCATTGCAGAATCGTGAATCCGGGTCATTTCTTCGTTCGTAAATGCCTGCATTCGATCAAACATAATTAATTACCTCGCTTCTGTCAGTCTAGACTTCGTCAAATGGTTGAGTCGCCGAGTTGTTGAATAGGCGACTAGTGTCCGCTCAAAAAGCTGCTGCTCTCCTGAACGATACCTTCCTCGTACCGGCTTAGGCGTAAGGGATTGTCTTTGTTGTCCATGTTTCCGGTGATCAGATCGACCGTCCGTTTTCCCGCCATGGGCGAAACCATTACCCCGATCCAGTAGCCGCAGTTGAGATAAAAGCCTGGGACATCATCAACGGGTCCGATCAGGGGTTGGTTGTCCGGCGTGTACACATATTGCCCCGCAGAGACATTGATATCCTTCTTCTTGAGGTTCTCTGCCACTTGCTCGAAAAAAGGGGTCAACCGACAGACCTTGTCCAGGCAAATGGCCGGGAAATCCCAGTCGCCAAGGGGATTTTCCATGGGTTCGGTCACCGGTTCATCAGGGTCCACCCAGCCCAGCAAGGCACCTCCTGATTCCGGCCGCCAGTAGGACCCGTTGATGAGATCCACAGTAAAAGGTGCCTCCGGGGGAACGGCCGGGGAAGCTATGAAGACCTTCTGCCGTCTGACCGGTTCCAGGGGTAAATCCAGACCCACCATACGGCCGATCACCCCGGCAAAGGGGCCTGCCGCATTGACAACAACGCGTGTTGAAATGTGGCCCCGGGTAGTTTCCACTCCACAGACGCCTTTTTCATCCATGAGAACATCTGTTGCCTTGGTCTTCACAAAAAACCTGGCAGAACTCCCTTTTGCAAACCCCTGGGTTACCTCATGGCAGGATAGCCATCCGTCCCGCTGGCGGAATGTGCCCCCGACCACTTTTGGAGACACAAACGGAAATCGCGAGCGGACCTGTTCCCCGATCAGGACCTCTGAGTCGGTGACCCCCAGCTTGTGATGCTGTGTTACAGCAGCCTCA
Encoded here:
- a CDS encoding FAD-binding oxidoreductase, whose translation is MRKIFVPEAKDRTADAVIIGGGIVGTATAFWLSKAGLDTILVETRDGLSTLTTAASAECFRAQFTEPALAPLARESIEFFEHFAENVGLPGWDIGLHQQGYLFITDDEAMIPDLEAAVTQHHKLGVTDSEVLIGEQVRSRFPFVSPKVVGGTFRQRDGWLSCHEVTQGFAKGSSARFFVKTKATDVLMDEKGVCGVETTRGHISTRVVVNAAGPFAGVIGRMVGLDLPLEPVRRQKVFIASPAVPPEAPFTVDLINGSYWRPESGGALLGWVDPDEPVTEPMENPLGDWDFPAICLDKVCRLTPFFEQVAENLKKKDINVSAGQYVYTPDNQPLIGPVDDVPGFYLNCGYWIGVMVSPMAGKRTVDLITGNMDNKDNPLRLSRYEEGIVQESSSFLSGH